From the Homo sapiens chromosome 1, GRCh38.p14 Primary Assembly genome, one window contains:
- the KLHDC7A gene encoding kelch domain-containing protein 7A, whose translation MFPRGAEAQDWHLDMQLTGKVVLSAAALLLVTVAYRLYKSRPAPAQRWGGNGQAEAKEEAEGSGQPAVQEASPGVLLRGPRRRRSSKRAEAPQGCSCENPRGPYVLVTGATSTDRKPQRKGSGEERGGQGSDSEQVPPCCPSQETRTAVGSNPDPPHFPRLGSEPKSSPAGLIAAADGSCAGGEPSPWQDSKPREHPGLGQLEPPHCHYVAPLQGSSDMNQSWVFTRVIGVSREEAGALEAASDVDLTLHQQEGAPNSSYTFSSIARVRMEEHFIQKAEGVEPRLKGKVYDYYVESTSQAIFQGRLAPRTAALTEVPSPRPPPGSLGTGAASGGQAGDTKGAAERAASPQTGPWPSTRGFSRKESLLQIAENPELQLQPDGFRLPAPPCPDPGALPGLGRSSREPHVQPVAGTNFFHIPLTPASAPQVRLDLGNCYEVLTLAKRQNLEALKEAAYKVMSENYLQVLRSPDIYGCLSGAERELILQRRLRGRQYLVVADVCPKEDSGGLCCYDDEQDVWRPLARMPPEAVSRGCAICSLFNYLFVVSGCQGPGHQPSSRVFCYNPLTGIWSEVCPLNQARPHCRLVALDGHLYAIGGECLNSVERYDPRLDRWDFAPPLPSDTFALAHTATVRAKEIFVTGGSLRFLLFRFSAQEQRWWAGPTGGSKDRTAEMVAVNGFLYRFDLNRSLGIAVYRCSASTRLWYECATYRTPYPDAFQCAVVDNLIYCVGRRSTLCFLADSVSPRFVPKELRSFPAPQGTLLPTVLTLPTPDLPQTRV comes from the coding sequence ATGTTCCCCAGAGGAGCAGAGGCCCAGGACTGGCATTTGGATATGCAGCTGACCGGCAAGGTGGTGCTGTCAGCCGCTGCCCTGCTCCTGGTGACTGTGGCCTACAGGCTGTACAAGTCGAGGCCTGCCCCAGCCCAGCGGTGGGGTGGGAATGGCCAGGCAGAAGCCAAGGAGGAAGCAGAGGGCTCAGGGCAGCCTGCTGTACAGGAGGCTTCTCCTGGGGTGCTCCTGAGGGGGCCAAGACGTCGGAGGAGCAGCAAGCGGGCTGAAGCACCACAGGGCTGCAGCTGTGAGAATCCAAGAGGCCCCTATGTCCTGGTCACGGGGGCCACTTCCACAGACAGGAAGCCCCAGAGAAAAGGCTCAGGTGAGGAGCGGGGCGGGCAGGGCTCGGACTCTGAGCAGGTGCCTCCTTGCTGCCCCAGCCAGGAAACCAGAACAGCTGTTGGCAGTAACCCTGACCCTCCCCATTTCCCCCGCTTGGGCAGCGAACCGAAGAGCTCCCCAGCTGGACTCATTGCAGCAGCCGACGGCAGCTGTGCCGGTGGTGAGCCTTCTCCATGGCAGGACAGTAAACCCCGTGAGCATCCAGGACTGGGGCAACTAGAACCTCCCCACTGTCACTACGTGGCTCCCTTGCAAGGCAGCAGTGACATGAACCAGAGCTGGGTCTTCACCCGTGTGATAGGGGTCAGCAGAGAAGAGGCTGGGGCTCTCGAGGCTGCCTCCGATGTTGACCTGACCCTGCATCAGCAGGAGGGCGCCCCCAACTCCTCCTATACCTTCTCATCCATAGCCCGCGTCCGAATGGAGGAGCATTTCATACAGAAGGCGGAGGGGGTTGAGCCCCGGCTCAAGGGCAAGGTGTACGACTACTATGTGGAATCTACCTCTCAGGCCATCTTCCAGGGCAGGCTGGCTCCCAGGACAGCAGCCCTGACTGAGGTTCCATCCCCTAGGCCACCGCCAGGGTCCCTGGGAACAGGGGCTGCCTCGGGAGGCCAAGCCGGTGACACAAAGGGTGCAGCCGAAAGAGCCGCCTCCCCGCAGACAGGGCCGTGGCCCTCCACCCGAGGCTTCAGCCGGAAGGAGAGCCTTCTGCAGATAGCGGAGAACCCAGAGCTGCAGCTGCAGCCAGATGGCTTCCGGCTCCCCGCTCCACCCTGCCCAGACCCGGGCGCCCTGCCTGGCTTAGGCAGAAGCAGCCGGGAGCCCCATGTGCAGCCGGTGGCCGGGACCAATTTCTTCCATATCCCGCTCACCCCTGCTTCAGCCCCACAGGTCCGCCTGGATCTGGGCAATTGCTATGAGGTGCTGACCTTGGCCAAGAGGCAGAACCTGGAGGCCCTGAAAGAGGCGGCCTACAAGGTGATGAGCGAAAACTACCTGCAGGTGCTGCGCAGCCCGGACATCTACGGGTGCCTGAGCGGGGCAGAGCGCGAGCTGATCCTGCAGCGCCGGCTCCGGGGCCGCCAGTACCTGGTGGTGGCTGACGTGTGCCCCAAGGAAGACTCCGGCGGCCTCTGTTGCTATGACGATGAGCAGGATGTCTGGCGCCCGCTGGCTCGCATGCCCCCCGAGGCCGTGTCCCGGGGCTGTGCCATCTGCAGTCTCTTCAATTATCTCTTCGTGGTGTCCGGCTGCCAGGGGCCCGGGCACCAGCCCTCCAGCCGCGTCTTCTGCTACAACCCGCTCACGGGGATCTGGAGCGAGGTGTGCCCGCTGAACCAGGCCCGGCCGCACTGCCGGCTGGTGGCCCTGGACGGGCACCTGTATGCCATCGGCGGAGAGTGTCTGAACTCGGTGGAGCGTTACGACCCCCGCCTGGACCGCTGGGACTTTGCCCCGCCGCTCCCCAGTGACACGTTCGCCCTGGCGCACACGGCCACGGTGCGTGCCAAGGAAATCTTCGTCACCGGCGGCTCGCTGCGCTTCCTGCTGTTCCGCTTCTCTGCGCAGGAGCAGCGCTGGTGGGCCGGCCCCACCGGGGGCAGCAAGGACCGCACGGCCGAGATGGTGGCGGTCAACGGCTTTCTCTACCGCTTTGACCTCAACCGCAGCCTGGGCATCGCCGTGTACCGCTGCAGCGCCAGCACCCGGCTCTGGTACGAGTGCGCCACGTACCGGACGCCTTACCCGGATGCCTTCCAGTGCGCCGTGGTGGACAACCTCATCTACTGCGTGGGACGCCGGAGCACCCTCTGCTTCCTAGCAGACTCTGTCTCACCCAGGTTTGTGCCCAAGGAGCTGCGGAGTTTCCCGGCCCCGCAGGGCACCCTCCTGCCCACCGTCCTGACCTTGCCCACCCCCGATTTGCCTCAGACCAGGGTCTAG